In Candidatus Vicinibacter proximus, the following are encoded in one genomic region:
- a CDS encoding LysE family transporter, producing the protein MMDLYHNIGRGIAIGLMLSFLVGPVFFALIRISILKGFKYGFYFAAGITISDAFVCLLSLLLMEVLEIDPFLKDVLGCIGGAFMVCFGINGSVKRNKLEDSNKAIPRKSLPIGLQGFLFNSMNPFVYFFWIGTNATVSFDKNYYNFETLSFYCSIFITVFSIDLLKVYLAQILAKFLNHRTICYLNLLLSLGLILFGLYVIYFIAMIK; encoded by the coding sequence ATGATGGATCTTTATCATAATATTGGAAGAGGTATTGCAATTGGTTTAATGTTGAGCTTTCTGGTGGGGCCAGTTTTCTTTGCTCTAATCCGTATCAGCATTTTAAAAGGTTTTAAATATGGATTTTATTTTGCTGCCGGTATTACCATAAGTGATGCCTTCGTTTGCCTTTTAAGTTTACTTCTAATGGAAGTATTAGAAATAGATCCATTTCTTAAAGATGTATTAGGTTGTATCGGAGGGGCATTTATGGTCTGTTTCGGGATTAATGGTTCTGTAAAAAGGAATAAACTAGAAGATTCAAACAAAGCAATCCCAAGAAAAAGTCTACCAATAGGGCTTCAAGGATTTTTATTTAATAGTATGAATCCTTTTGTTTACTTTTTTTGGATCGGTACAAATGCAACGGTTTCGTTTGATAAAAATTATTATAATTTTGAAACTTTAAGTTTTTATTGCAGTATATTCATTACCGTTTTTTCTATAGATCTGTTGAAGGTATATCTAGCTCAAATATTAGCTAAATTTTTAAATCACAGAACAATATGTTATCTCAATTTATTATTGAGCTTAGGGCTTATTTTGTTCGGTTTGTATGTGATTTATTTTATTGCAATGATCAAGTGA
- a CDS encoding sigma 54-interacting transcriptional regulator, producing the protein MHHKIHTLGELKAAGYKSKSVKQELRDNLIQKLKTGETIFEGIQGYEDSVIPSLQRAILSGHNINFLGLRGQAKTKMARLLVKMLDEYIPVVKGSEINDDPFHPLSRYARTIVQELGDDTPISWLHRDDRYTEKLATPDVNIADLIGDIDPIKAANQKLNYSSEEAIHFGLIPRSNRGIFVINELPDLQPRIQVSLFNILQEGDVQIRGFKLRFPLDVQFVFTANPEDYTSRGAIITPLKDRIQAQIFTHYPETIEIAKQITKQEIKISKEQEKIKVPNLIENLIEQIAFEARESEYVDEKSGVSARLAISAYESVVSAAEMRMLQSHESKAAVRIGDLMAAIPAIVGKIEMVYEGEQEGAEVVAHKLIRLAMKSMATEYFKGIDQLQRKSTAEAKKKYKEIISWFEEGNAVDLLYNNTEAHYKKELQRVQGLKEAVQEAVILSKESELLMMEYLLYVLSEYGLIDWKIIRGSSRFQDYLFSALKGLG; encoded by the coding sequence ATGCATCATAAAATTCATACGCTTGGTGAGTTGAAAGCCGCCGGGTATAAGTCCAAATCAGTAAAACAGGAATTGCGCGATAATTTGATCCAAAAATTAAAAACTGGAGAAACAATTTTTGAGGGTATCCAGGGTTATGAAGACTCGGTAATTCCCTCCTTGCAAAGAGCTATTTTAAGTGGACACAATATAAATTTTTTAGGATTGAGGGGACAGGCCAAAACCAAAATGGCCAGATTATTGGTTAAAATGCTGGATGAATATATTCCGGTAGTTAAAGGTTCTGAAATAAACGATGATCCTTTTCATCCTCTATCCAGATATGCGCGCACCATAGTACAGGAACTAGGTGACGACACACCAATTTCCTGGTTGCATCGGGACGACAGGTACACTGAAAAACTCGCAACCCCGGATGTAAACATTGCTGACCTGATAGGGGACATTGATCCAATTAAAGCGGCTAATCAAAAATTGAATTATTCAAGTGAAGAAGCAATCCATTTTGGATTAATTCCTAGGTCAAACCGTGGAATTTTTGTGATCAATGAATTACCAGATTTGCAGCCGAGGATTCAGGTATCACTTTTTAATATTCTTCAGGAAGGTGATGTACAAATTCGCGGCTTTAAATTAAGATTTCCATTGGATGTACAATTTGTATTTACTGCCAATCCTGAAGATTATACCAGTAGGGGGGCGATCATCACACCATTAAAGGATAGAATTCAGGCGCAGATTTTTACCCACTACCCGGAGACTATTGAAATAGCAAAGCAAATTACTAAACAAGAAATAAAAATTTCCAAAGAACAGGAGAAAATTAAAGTTCCGAATTTAATTGAAAACCTGATTGAGCAGATAGCATTTGAAGCACGAGAAAGTGAATACGTAGATGAAAAAAGTGGGGTGTCTGCAAGATTAGCAATATCCGCCTATGAGAGTGTGGTAAGTGCTGCAGAAATGAGAATGCTCCAATCTCATGAAAGTAAAGCTGCTGTGCGTATAGGCGATTTGATGGCAGCAATACCCGCAATTGTCGGAAAGATAGAAATGGTTTATGAAGGCGAACAGGAAGGTGCAGAAGTAGTTGCACATAAATTAATTCGTTTAGCCATGAAAAGTATGGCTACGGAATATTTTAAAGGAATTGATCAACTGCAAAGAAAATCTACTGCAGAGGCCAAAAAAAAATACAAAGAAATTATTTCATGGTTTGAAGAAGGAAATGCGGTAGACCTCTTATACAATAACACTGAAGCACATTACAAGAAGGAACTCCAAAGAGTTCAGGGACTAAAGGAAGCAGTTCAGGAAGCAGTAATATTATCAAAGGAATCCGAATTACTGATGATGGAATACCTCTTATATGTGCTATCTGAATACGGGCTTATCGATTGGAAAATAATTAGAGGATCCAGTAGGTTCCAGGATTATCTATTTTCTGCATTAAAGGGTTTGGGTTAA
- a CDS encoding acyltransferase, producing MSNLYILKIRFFAIFLGVEYVVRKLESCHKYFVPILLMNYGAKLGKKIHFKGYYRMDNVTGDESATNDFSKLSIGDRCVIGKGVFFDLVDKIYLEKEVGIGAHSMLMTHMDLGQMPMSALYPRKTGPIVIREGTFLGAHVLVLHGVELGRCCIVAAGSVVTQSFPDYSLIAGVPARLIRTIEH from the coding sequence GTGTCAAATTTATACATATTAAAAATTCGATTTTTCGCAATTTTTCTTGGTGTGGAATATGTGGTTAGAAAATTAGAATCCTGTCACAAATATTTTGTTCCCATACTTTTGATGAACTATGGCGCTAAACTAGGGAAGAAAATTCATTTTAAGGGTTACTACAGAATGGACAATGTTACGGGAGATGAATCTGCAACCAACGATTTTTCAAAGCTTTCAATTGGAGATCGATGTGTAATTGGTAAAGGTGTTTTCTTTGATTTAGTAGATAAAATTTACCTGGAAAAGGAGGTAGGCATTGGCGCACACTCTATGTTGATGACGCATATGGATCTTGGTCAAATGCCCATGTCGGCATTGTATCCCAGGAAAACAGGACCCATTGTCATACGGGAAGGAACCTTTCTGGGTGCGCATGTACTCGTGTTGCATGGAGTAGAATTAGGGCGATGTTGCATAGTTGCCGCAGGTTCTGTTGTAACCCAAAGTTTTCCTGATTACAGTCTGATTGCGGGAGTTCCTGCAAGATTGATCCGAACAATAGAACATTGA